One stretch of Orcinus orca chromosome 15, mOrcOrc1.1, whole genome shotgun sequence DNA includes these proteins:
- the MRO gene encoding protein maestro: protein MDQTQKRMLDQPLCIPTAQPKKKRTSVISFFSKVSWKLSLQKQEPLKNVSFNLAERAWDPSFKKRHMAMRSLGTMACETPDKVRKYKMIVLDLLVHGRYDPMSSEVIHESLKTLTIMLGRIQGKGFGSFFIDITLRTRTLLDDENDSLRYSAFVLFGQLAAFAGRKWKRFFTRQVKQTQDSLLSHLQDRNPQVAKACKTTFRACSPYLRQRKDYSFQSEEDQRNPKLCRQLSHYHPELLQFFYANKIL, encoded by the exons ATGGACCAAACACAGAAAAGAATGCTGGACCAGCCCCTTTGCATCCCCACTGCCCAGCCCAAGAAGAAAAGGACATCAGTGATATCTTTCTTTTCCAAG GTCTCTTGGAAACTGAGCCTCCAGAAGCAGGAGCCTCTGAAGAATGTGTCTTTCAACTTGGCAGAGAGAGCCTGGGACCCCAGTTTTAAAAAGCGTCatatggcaatgagaagcctaggaACTATGGCCTGTGAGACCCCGGACAAG GTGAGAAAGTATAAAATGATTGTCCTGGACCTGCTGGTGCATGGACGGTATGACCCCATGAGTTCTGAAGTCATCCACGAGAGCCTGAAGACCCTGACCATCATGCTGGGCAGGATCCAGGGGAAAGGCTTTGGCTCCTTCTTCATAGACATCACCCTTCGGACCAGGACTTTGTTAGATGAT GAGAATGACAGCCTGAGATACTCGGCCTTTGTCTTGTTTGGGCAACTGGCTGCCTTTGCTGGGCGGAAATGGAAGAGATTTTTCACCCGTCAGGTGAAGCAGACTCAGGATTCTCTCCTGAGCCATTTACAGGATAGGAATCCCCAGGTTGCCAAG GCTTGCAAAACAACTTTTCGAGCCTGTTCTCCGTATCTGAGACAAAGGAAGGACTACAGCTTCCAGAGTGAAGAGGACCAAAGGAACCCTAAACTCTGCCGGCAGCTG AGCCACTATCATCCAGAGCTCCTGCAGTTCTTCTATGCAAATAAAATCCTGTAA